In Trichocoleus sp. FACHB-46, the following proteins share a genomic window:
- a CDS encoding ElyC/SanA/YdcF family protein, giving the protein MQPKNRLKFRIQLIQRREMWLPTLQGWAVIFLSLLMMLGLAIANIHPFLAVTAPIPANILVVEGWLPDYAVEEAIAEYQRGSYEKLITTGTPLSRGYYLAEYKNFADLTAATFLALGFDPKQLVAVPTPKVEKDRTYTSAIALRQWLSKSGLEVTGINLFTLGTHTRRSWLVFRQALAPTVHVGAIAVQPRAYDVEHWWRSSEGVRTVISEVIAYLYARLVSWKT; this is encoded by the coding sequence ATGCAGCCAAAAAATAGATTGAAGTTCAGAATTCAGTTAATCCAGCGGCGAGAAATGTGGCTGCCAACTCTGCAAGGTTGGGCTGTTATTTTCTTGAGCTTGCTGATGATGCTTGGCTTGGCGATCGCTAATATCCATCCTTTCCTTGCTGTCACCGCTCCAATCCCAGCTAATATCCTAGTTGTAGAAGGTTGGTTGCCAGATTACGCCGTAGAAGAGGCGATCGCGGAATATCAGCGTGGTTCCTACGAAAAACTCATTACTACAGGCACCCCGTTATCCAGAGGTTACTACCTGGCTGAGTACAAAAACTTTGCAGATCTGACAGCCGCCACATTTCTAGCTTTAGGGTTCGATCCCAAGCAATTGGTTGCTGTCCCAACTCCCAAGGTTGAGAAGGACCGCACCTACACCTCAGCCATTGCCTTGCGGCAGTGGTTATCAAAATCAGGGCTAGAGGTGACAGGGATAAATCTCTTTACTTTAGGCACTCATACTCGTCGTAGTTGGCTGGTTTTTCGACAAGCATTGGCCCCAACTGTGCATGTGGGTGCGATCGCCGTTCAGCCACGAGCTTATGACGTAGAACATTGGTGGCGATCGAGCGAGGGAGTTCGCACCGTTATTTCTGAGGTCATCGCCTATTTGTATGCTCGGCTTGTGAGCTGGAAAACATAG
- a CDS encoding FAD-dependent oxidoreductase: MTDVVDVVVIGSGIGGLSCAALLARYGFEVAVCESHAIPGGAAHGFEYQGFKFDSGPSLYSGLSYSPSANPLRQVLDAIGEELPCATYNTWGCCLPEGDFDTTVGADQFCEVLARLRGETAVSEWRELQRVMAPLGRAAIAIPPAAVRFDFGAALTMGRFAPSLFQHIGHIPKLTGSFSRVMEGVVTDPFIRNWLDLLCFLLSGLPASGTSAAEMAFMFADWYRPEVTLDYPIGGSGALVDALVRGLQKQRGKLLLNAHVEQVLVAGDRAVGVRLRGGKEIRAKRAVISNASIWDTLKLLPTGALPQRFQAQRQSTPTCDSFMHLHLGIDATGLRPDLACHYIVVNDWEMGVTAPQNVVLVSIPSLLDPSLAPAGKHTIHVYIPGNEPYDLWQDLDRRSEAYAQQKEQRAEVMWQALERIIPDIRSRCQVSLVGTPLTHERYLRRHQGSYGPAISAGDSLFPGPTTPLPGLLCCGDSTFPGIGLPAVAASGMIAANTLAPVQQQLAMLKDIGCLK, translated from the coding sequence GTGACGGATGTAGTGGATGTAGTTGTAATTGGGAGTGGCATTGGAGGGCTGAGCTGTGCGGCGCTCCTAGCTCGCTATGGCTTTGAGGTGGCGGTTTGTGAAAGCCATGCGATTCCAGGTGGTGCGGCTCACGGGTTTGAGTATCAAGGGTTCAAGTTTGACTCTGGCCCCTCGCTCTACTCTGGTTTGTCCTACAGTCCTTCTGCTAACCCTCTCCGTCAAGTGTTGGATGCCATTGGTGAGGAGCTGCCCTGTGCTACCTACAATACGTGGGGTTGCTGTCTCCCTGAGGGTGATTTTGATACTACTGTTGGTGCGGATCAGTTCTGTGAGGTTTTAGCTAGACTTCGAGGGGAAACTGCGGTATCCGAATGGCGAGAATTACAGCGAGTCATGGCTCCTCTAGGGAGAGCGGCGATCGCAATTCCTCCAGCCGCAGTCCGCTTTGATTTCGGTGCTGCCTTGACTATGGGGCGTTTTGCTCCCTCTCTTTTTCAACATATTGGTCATATCCCGAAGTTGACTGGCTCGTTTAGTCGAGTCATGGAGGGTGTGGTCACAGATCCGTTTATCCGCAATTGGCTCGATCTGTTATGTTTTCTCCTCTCTGGGTTACCTGCTAGTGGAACCAGTGCAGCGGAGATGGCGTTTATGTTTGCCGATTGGTATCGACCAGAAGTAACGCTCGACTATCCCATCGGAGGCAGCGGAGCCTTGGTAGATGCTTTGGTAAGAGGATTGCAGAAACAGAGAGGAAAATTGCTGTTAAATGCTCATGTAGAGCAAGTTTTGGTAGCAGGCGATCGCGCTGTCGGAGTCCGTTTGCGAGGTGGTAAGGAGATTCGTGCTAAACGAGCGGTGATTTCTAATGCCTCGATTTGGGATACGCTCAAGTTACTACCCACAGGAGCTTTGCCTCAGCGTTTTCAAGCTCAGCGGCAATCTACGCCAACCTGCGATAGTTTTATGCATCTCCATCTCGGTATTGATGCTACTGGTCTCCGTCCCGATTTGGCTTGTCACTACATTGTGGTGAATGATTGGGAGATGGGAGTCACCGCTCCTCAAAATGTAGTTCTTGTTTCCATTCCCTCTCTGCTTGATCCTTCCCTGGCTCCTGCTGGAAAACATACGATTCATGTCTATATTCCTGGGAATGAACCTTATGATTTGTGGCAAGACTTGGATCGACGCAGTGAAGCCTATGCCCAACAAAAGGAGCAACGAGCAGAGGTGATGTGGCAAGCGTTGGAACGTATCATTCCTGATATCCGCTCCCGCTGCCAAGTCTCCTTGGTGGGCACCCCGCTCACTCACGAGCGCTATCTGCGTCGCCATCAAGGTTCCTATGGTCCCGCCATCTCCGCCGGGGACAGCTTATTTCCAGGACCGACTACACCTTTGCCAGGACTATTGTGCTGTGGAGATTCTACTTTTCCTGGCATTGGCTTACCCGCCGTTGCAGCCAGTGGCATGATCGCTGCTAATACGCTCGCTCCTGTCCAGCAGCAGTTAGCCATGCTGAAGGATATTGGTTGTCTAAAGTAG
- a CDS encoding DUF2301 domain-containing membrane protein, with translation MTTAKLEPEVYQGQFGEFTITEGDRQGVIIYRAGLAVAAGCFALGAGLVLRFGDEPGVMSWVTVLYAGFSLALGVSLLTIHIYLAPLHRALQAFWAIGGLSAIAFALQADEPLASFVYNHPLSLLGVGFTFAALTGIFFKEAFCFNRAETKILTPLLPILLLGHMVGILPPQGEQVLLALWAALFLVFACRKVIQAIPPDIGDKSVFDYLHQERLAKAGN, from the coding sequence ATGACAACTGCGAAGTTGGAACCGGAAGTTTATCAGGGGCAGTTTGGGGAATTTACGATTACAGAGGGCGATCGCCAGGGTGTGATAATTTATCGCGCGGGCCTGGCGGTGGCGGCTGGTTGTTTTGCGCTTGGGGCTGGGTTAGTGTTGCGCTTTGGCGATGAGCCAGGTGTGATGTCGTGGGTGACTGTGCTGTATGCTGGCTTTTCGCTAGCCTTGGGCGTTAGTTTACTCACGATTCATATCTATCTAGCGCCGCTGCATCGAGCTTTGCAAGCGTTCTGGGCGATCGGGGGTCTCAGTGCGATCGCGTTTGCTCTACAAGCAGATGAACCGCTAGCGAGTTTCGTTTACAATCATCCCTTAAGTTTGTTGGGTGTTGGCTTCACTTTTGCAGCTTTGACGGGGATCTTTTTCAAGGAAGCTTTCTGCTTTAATCGAGCTGAAACAAAGATCTTGACTCCGCTACTTCCTATTCTGCTGCTAGGGCATATGGTAGGCATTCTGCCGCCTCAGGGAGAACAGGTACTACTAGCTCTGTGGGCAGCACTGTTTCTCGTGTTTGCTTGCCGCAAAGTGATCCAGGCGATTCCACCTGACATCGGGGATAAGTCTGTGTTTGACTATCTTCATCAAGAGCGGTTGGCGAAAGCTGGAAATTAG